One segment of Neobacillus endophyticus DNA contains the following:
- the lon gene encoding endopeptidase La produces the protein MAEKNEMVVPLLPLRGLLVFPTMVLHLDVGRERSVEALERAMVDEHLIFLTTQKDVSIDDPAEEDLYKIGTLTKVKQMLKLPNGTIRVLVEGLNRAEIISFLEEDDYFSVQVKLFEDSDTKDVEDQALMRTMLEYFEQYIKLSKKVSAETFATVADIEEPGRMADIITSHLPIKLKDKQEILETIEIKERMNKVIDIIHNEKEVLNLEKKIGQRVKRSMEKTQKEYYLREQMKAIQKELGDKEGKTSEVAELTKKIEEVGMPEHVHKAAMKELDRYEKVPASSAESSVIRNYIDWLISLPWSKKTKDDIDIQRAEKILNQDHYGLEKVKERVLEYLAVQKLTNSLKGPILCLAGPPGVGKTSLARSIATSLNRHFVRVSLGGVRDESEIRGHRRTYVGAMPGRIIQGMKKAETINPVFLLDEIDKMSNDFRGDPSAALLEVLDPEQNHNFSDHYIEETYDLSKVMFIATANNLATIPGPLLDRMEVITIAGYTELEKVHISRDHLLPKQIKENGLTKSTLQVRDDAILKIVRYYTREAGVRNLERQMATICRKTAKIVVSGEKKRVVVTEKNVEDFLGKPRFHYGQAESEDQIGVATGLAYTTVGGDTLQIEVSLAPGKGKLVLTGKLGDVMKESAQAAFSYVRSKAKDLGIEEDFHEKFDIHIHVPEGAVPKDGPSAGITMATALVSALTGKPIRREVGMTGEITLRGRVLPIGGLKEKTLSAHRAGLTKVILPKDNEKDIDDIPESVRNDLEFVPVSHVDEVLRHALLEGGAR, from the coding sequence ATGGCCGAAAAAAACGAAATGGTTGTCCCGCTTTTACCTCTTAGGGGGTTGTTGGTTTTTCCGACAATGGTCCTTCATTTAGATGTTGGCCGTGAACGGTCAGTAGAAGCGCTTGAAAGAGCAATGGTAGATGAACATTTAATTTTTCTCACCACTCAGAAAGATGTCTCTATTGATGACCCTGCTGAAGAGGATTTATACAAAATAGGTACATTAACAAAGGTCAAACAAATGCTAAAGCTTCCTAACGGAACCATTCGCGTTTTAGTCGAAGGCTTAAATAGGGCGGAAATTATATCATTCCTTGAAGAAGATGATTATTTTTCTGTACAGGTGAAGCTTTTTGAGGATTCCGACACAAAAGACGTCGAAGATCAGGCACTAATGAGAACAATGCTGGAATATTTCGAACAATACATAAAATTATCCAAAAAAGTCTCAGCTGAAACATTCGCTACGGTAGCTGACATAGAAGAACCAGGCAGAATGGCGGATATTATTACATCTCATTTGCCAATTAAGCTGAAGGATAAACAAGAGATCTTGGAAACCATTGAAATAAAGGAAAGAATGAACAAGGTAATCGATATTATTCATAATGAAAAAGAAGTGCTTAACCTGGAGAAAAAGATTGGTCAACGGGTCAAACGCTCCATGGAAAAGACGCAAAAGGAATATTATTTGCGTGAGCAGATGAAAGCAATTCAAAAGGAATTAGGAGATAAAGAAGGAAAAACAAGCGAAGTAGCTGAGTTGACAAAAAAAATAGAAGAAGTAGGAATGCCTGAACATGTGCATAAAGCGGCTATGAAGGAATTGGATCGATATGAAAAGGTTCCAGCAAGCTCTGCTGAAAGCTCAGTAATTCGTAATTATATTGATTGGCTGATCTCGCTTCCATGGTCGAAAAAGACGAAGGATGATATTGATATTCAGCGAGCTGAAAAAATATTAAATCAGGATCACTATGGTCTGGAAAAAGTAAAGGAACGGGTACTGGAATATTTAGCGGTGCAAAAGTTAACCAATTCCTTAAAAGGGCCTATTCTTTGTCTGGCTGGACCTCCTGGAGTGGGTAAAACAAGTCTGGCTCGGTCCATTGCCACTTCTTTAAACCGTCATTTTGTCCGTGTGTCGCTTGGAGGGGTACGGGATGAATCAGAAATCCGCGGTCATCGCAGAACCTATGTAGGGGCAATGCCGGGCCGAATTATCCAGGGAATGAAAAAAGCTGAAACGATTAACCCTGTCTTTTTGCTTGATGAAATTGATAAAATGTCAAACGATTTTCGCGGAGACCCGTCAGCAGCACTATTAGAAGTATTGGATCCAGAACAGAATCACAATTTCAGCGATCATTATATTGAAGAAACGTATGATTTATCCAAAGTCATGTTTATTGCAACAGCAAACAATTTGGCTACGATTCCCGGACCGCTTTTAGACAGAATGGAAGTCATTACAATAGCCGGTTATACCGAGCTTGAAAAAGTTCATATTTCAAGAGATCATTTACTGCCAAAGCAAATTAAAGAAAACGGATTAACGAAAAGCACACTTCAAGTGCGTGATGACGCGATTTTGAAAATTGTTCGTTACTATACTCGCGAGGCTGGTGTCCGTAACCTTGAGCGACAAATGGCCACCATTTGCCGCAAAACAGCAAAAATAGTGGTATCCGGAGAAAAGAAACGCGTGGTCGTGACTGAAAAAAATGTGGAGGATTTTTTAGGGAAACCAAGGTTCCATTATGGGCAGGCTGAAAGTGAAGACCAAATAGGGGTTGCCACTGGATTAGCCTATACCACTGTCGGCGGCGATACATTGCAAATTGAAGTTTCACTTGCACCTGGAAAAGGTAAGCTTGTTTTAACTGGAAAACTTGGCGATGTCATGAAGGAATCTGCTCAGGCGGCATTCAGCTACGTTCGTTCAAAAGCGAAGGACCTGGGAATTGAAGAGGATTTTCATGAAAAATTTGATATCCATATTCACGTCCCTGAAGGAGCAGTCCCAAAAGACGGTCCATCAGCTGGGATTACGATGGCCACAGCCCTTGTATCGGCTTTAACTGGTAAGCCAATCCGCCGCGAAGTTGGAATGACAGGCGAAATTACCCTGCGGGGACGCGTACTTCCGATTGGCGGCTTAAAGGAGAAAACACTGAGTGCCCATCGGGCAGGATTAACAAAAGTAATTCTTCCAAAAGATAACGAAAAGGACATTGATGATATTCCGGAAAGTGTCCGCAATGATTTGGAATTTGTTCCGGTATCACATGTAGATGAAGTATTAAGACATGCACTGTTAGAGGGAGGAGCAAGGTGA